AATAATGCGTAACATCAGAATCAAGCACTAGGACAGTGTCGggacggtagcagcagcaagaggtggaggaggacgagTAGTACGCAGTCGAACCATTCTAATTactttaattgaattctgCTACGATTTTGTAACCCAAAACCGCACATTAAAGAGAAGGCTAGCCTCCTCTAGTAACGGATTTTGGCcgcttgaaaaaaaaacacttgaaaAGCTTCAATGTGGGAACAGATGCAGATCGTTTAcaaaatcaatcgaatcgTGACACGTGAAAGAAACGGCTAAACGTTCGCAAACAGAGGCACCATTTCACAAAGCGCCGGTCTTATTGATTTTACATCCATTTCTTTGCTCCCAAAAGCACCGCTGGGCGTCCTCTGCGCGAACGGAACGCAGAGATCCGTTCTTGGTAGCTATTTGCTTTCGGTTCGCAAACCTCCTTACGAGCGAACATGAAAAGCCTCTCCTTTTCGGTTACGGGGTTCACCTCGTATTGATCGTGAGCAAACAATGCGTGACGTTTCGGGACGTTCGGTTTCGGGAGCAAACATCAATCGAAACTTTAACGAAAACCCCGAACacgaaagagcgagcgaggattTCCTTGCAGAAACCGAAAGCTGATGTTGGTTTCGGTAACAATTAAAGGCTTGTAGCAGGAACAGCGTTTGATTGGCAATCGGAGGAACATGAGCCCGGCGCGTGATTCCCCTTTGGCGGATATCCTTCCAATTCTGGTGCGTGTCGTGTTCTTGCGTGATCACAACCGAGAACGCATCGCGCTTGACATTTCGGAAAAGGCAAAGGCGCGgcaaaggaaatcaatttccctGCGAGGGTCATAAAATGGGAAGACCCCGTAGTATAGTCCCTGGCGCTGCTATCAAAGCCCACCACAAAgaggccaccaccgaccgaccgaccgaccgatggatcGACCGACCGCGTCCGATGTGtccgaaaaaaggatgaataGTTCATTGTTTTCATGAATTTTAAATCGTCGGAAATTTagaatggcggcggcggcgccactGGCATCGGCAAGCTTAGGAGGTGGCCGCCCGATGGTGATGCAACCCCGCGGCCGTCCAACGGATCACTCCTCGCGCGCCGGGATTGCGGAACAATCGGACAACATCTCCCTGGAACCGACCGAAGGTGATAGgctttgcttttccttcttttttttcctgacACAAAAGGGAAGTTTTAAGTCACGCCACACCGTTACTGCCCCTTCTCGGTCGCCTCGGTGCGGACCCAAAGTTTAATCAAGGATTTTTGATGGACTTTTGAATAATTGAAATTGGTCCTGATCGGTATGCCGGTGGTGTCTCGtgttttcttcattctttcgccccattttttgttgttgttcgatttTGTTTGAACCGAAGGCCGCCATTCCCATTCAAAAGTCATTTGCTCGCGACGAGAAAGCCGTTAGCATGTCTCgctcccccgaaaaaaaaaagtatccggctgctgctgacctcAATAATGATCCCCTTGGTTGACTCTCCCCCCAGCCCCCCCCGGAAAAGCGGGCCGAGGACAAACTTTTGTCGGCCGGAAAACTCTTCTCTCAAGCCGCCCACCGCCCTGGGTGAAGGACTGATGAGCCCATGTCATCGATCTCCTGGTTCCCTGCCGTGACGTCgaacgacggacgacgaacgGAGCGAAACGTGGTAACGTGGCCGCCCATCATCACCTAGCCGGCGATCTGGCATCCTTTTGCCATCGATTATCGATTTTTGTCGAAGTTGACGAGGTGACAAGGTTGCATCAAGCACCAAGGGTGAAGACGGACGGAAACGATGGAAACAAGACAGAGGGAGGGCATTACATAACGAACCGTAAAATCATCGGAGGCCTacacaagagagcgagagcgagagagaggggctCGGCCCGGAGCGCCAAACTGGCGGCAGGACCAAAGATAACAACGATAACGAGGATCCCGAGGCCTACTGGCCGTGTGCTTAGGGTTGCTCCATCAAGCGGAAAGCGACGCTCCTAGCGAGACGTTCAAACGCAGCTCCGGCTGGAGGACCGACGAGAACCCAACATTGATGGTTACCGCTTCATGACGTTGACAACATTGTCTCGTGCTAGGCGTCGAAACCCATTAGTGCTGCCAGTGCCAGGTACCCGGGTGGCCGGGTACCTGGCATGCTGGCACTGCTACAGAAAGGTCAGTCCGCAGGAGCAGGTGAGTGTTGGCCAACCGATTTCCATATACCCTTTTTCGCCCAAGTTAATGACGCCTGAATATTTCACGACCATGTAGCAGCCGCTTTTCCCGTTCCGAACTCAACCGTAACCGAGCGACCTTTCGTGAGGCGCGCGCGACTGACGGCCACTACTCGGCTGAAGGCCGGCCATGCTCGCCATGCTTGAAGTGAAGTGATTACGGAAAGATGGACGATTTGTTGTTCAAAGTCCTCCaattattttccaaaaccacGAGCACCAAGAGGTCGGTCCGCCGTGCCGTGTTTGCCGTGTTCAACCACACGATGGTATCGGCATCGATAACTCTTAAAGGCAACCGAGGCAGCCGCCCCCAACACCGAACGAAATCCTTCGCCTTTAAACCCGGTTTAATGTGGCTTTAAAGGTTGGCCCAAAAGCCCGTGACGCAATGCTGGCGGCGCAAAGCTCGAAGAAAACCGGCAATCAGCACCGCCAGTGGTGGAGAGTATTAGGACacgaggagggggggagggcctCATGAATAAAACTCTGAGTGAGACCCATTCCGGCAGCACAACAATCGAGTGTACTCTCATCGGTCGGAGTGGTGAGCGATGGGCCACGAGCGACCTAATCAGTCGCGGCCAATCGATTATGATGCATTTTCCACATCAATTCCTCATTCACCGCGGAAGTGCTCGATGCTGAGCTCGTTGTGTGAGTATTCAGATGCGATTAGGTGGAACTGGAACACGAGAACCGATCAAGTGCGTCAATCGAAGTGTGCTTTGGAAGCTACTGGACCAACGTTCGCTCTAATTTGTTGAGGCAGGTTTTTTCCTCCATCCGTTATCCGCTGTTTAAGGACCTTTaatattgtgtttttttttgcggttccCATTCAGAGTCACGGAACACGATGGCCAGAACGTGCCCGTATGACCTTAGGCGGGATGGCTTTCAGGAGAGTACAAAAGGTgttgaacaaaaaaagcagaggaggaaaaaatatGACCAAAACGGAAACTTACTTGCACCACGAGCAGCCATCGCTGGGAACCACAAAGCAGGGCCGCACTCCGCTCCATGTCGTCGGTTTTCGCTTTAGCAAACCACCAAGGGGAGACCCGCCGGGACCCCTTCGGATGAGGCACGTTTCACGGATTCTCGCTTGTCGGATTTTCGGGAatgaaatttacatttttcatgaCCACGACGCCGGCGGCCTCCACCCTGACCGCTTGATTTCGGGTGATTTGTCTTGTTTCGACGATCGGCAATGCCTTCCGGGGAGCTGCTCTTCTGTTGGCGTTATGGTTCACTTTGTTTATTTACAAAAACGCGGCACACTGCGACCGAGAATCGTGTTGTGTGAATCGAAGAAAGAAACACTTGAATGCGGGGCGGTTACTTGGATGCCAAAACCGTTCCTTCGCTCAATTTATTCCGGATTGTCCTGCTGGCGTGctccgtttttggggtggcgctGGCTGCTTACACTCGGCGCTGGTAGGACACGACGGAGGACACGCTTTCCATTGTTGAGCTCAGCCCAGCTTTCGTTCACTgtttcgctcactcactcacactgacactgtctctcgctctctctctcgctcttgcacTACACCGGACGGACGTGACGTGCAGAGGATGATATCCTTCCGGTCCTTGGCGTCTGCAATGCCGTCTCGTGGTCCGTTAGCCTTAGCCACTCGCTTCGCTGCTTCCCGGTCCGTGTGAATAACCTTGAGtgaaatttattgattttctttccacgggcgcgcacacactgacACCACCGATtgccactgtatgtgtgtgcgtgttttgtgtgtgtgtgcgtgggtcgGAATCACGTTAACATCCTTTCGGTGGTTCCGCTTTCGGCGGAAGCtgtcttccagcagcagcacggataTATCCAGCGAATCACATGATCGACCTAACCTCCCCGCACCCGGCCTCACCATAAGGTACTTTGATTTCGGAAAggacccttcccttccattcaCCGCCACCTTCgcacacaccgaacacacacacagtcacagcaCTAAAAGGGACCACCGTAGGGATGGATTGTACAGGATGACGAGGCCAGCCTTACCGGCAGCAGTTTTCACCCttctcacacacgcactcagTGTCACGAACGAACGTCACGACCGAACTAAATCCTCTCCGCGGGCGGCTCGAACACggatgcttccttccttttttttctttctatcctTCGCACTCCCAGGATGGCCAGAGTGCGAGCGAATCGCAGGATCGGCTTTTCGGGACTCGTGTTTTCTCGTCGGGCGAATTGTTGTTTGCCAAGGATTCCATCGAGtcctcgcgctctctctctctcgctctcagcGGAGAGTAAAATGGATTTGAATCGGTCCCTTCTCTGACGAGGAAACTCGGGAAGGATAGGTGGTGCGAAGAGGGGTTGCCATAATTTTGACCCTCCGGGAAACGCGGTCCACTTGGAGCTttatagcaacagcagcgtggcaatcgtcgtcatcgagtcCTTTTGTATTATCCCCTCCACGTCTGAAAAGCGACGAGGAAACACGTTGCAGTAGGCTGTGACTGTTGCAGGATCCGGAGCGACTGTAGCATCGCAGGATATTCTCGTTGGAGCAAATGGAACATCAATTCACATTTTTACAGAACGCGTCCACACCTCTTGGGGCCGGAAGATCCCACACATTGTCAATTTTCCAATGCATCATGCCATCCATCAACACACTTGTTGTCTTCCGGCCGTGATTATTTCTAGGCGAAGGCCAGTTCCACTGACCATCCAAGCACGTTATGCCCTAGATCTCGTGGTGTTCCGTTTGATTGTTCCAGATCGCGTTGCAATCTCAAGCCAtccacaccccctcccaccaacGACGCCAATGACTTATCGCCTCTTGGACCGTGTTCCGGTGTGATAATGCGATACGCTGCTCGTAAAGCTTATCGGGTGGTGGCTGCAAAACGGTAAATACCGAATTTCTGGAATTGGCATTGAAAGATAATCAGCCTCCACCGTGCCCGATATCGTCCTGATATGTCAATAAATAGCCTAGAACCGGTAGGCGCCAGCTTTAGTAGAGCCACAACTGGCCAACCTGGTgtgttgaaagtgaaatgattttACAGAAAAGCTCCGCCAAAGGGGTGGcccctttgctgctgttggtggcagTAATATCGAGTTTTGCGACTCCATCCCGGGGACAATTAATAACAGTGCCAGAGGCTGTCAATGATCCTGTCGCGGAATCGGTCTGCTTCGGTGTGAACGCCGGTATATTCCCGCATCCGGATCCAGCGCTTTGTCATGTCTACATTTCCTGCACATTCGAGAGGCCGATCGTCTATCAGTGTGCTGCGGGGTTAGTGTTTGAACCGAGCTCTCTTCGCTGTGTCCCAGGGGATCGTGAGCAGTGTAGCGATCGTACCGAGCCAGAATGGACGGCTAAATGTGCCGCCTTCTCGTACGCCTTCTTCGCCGATCCCAACGAGTGCTGGAagtttgtgttttgcgtgcTTGGAACCCCCAATAGCTACACGTGCCCCACGGGACAGGTCTGGTCTCAGCAGCATGGTGCCTGTATGACCGGCAATCGCGAAACCTGCGAAGTGTTTGACATCACTAACATCTGCCGCGGACAGCCTGATGGGTTGCAACCACATCCCGAAAGCTGCACACAGTTCGTACGCTGCACGGATGGTGTGGCGTCCGCCGAGTCCTGTCCAACGGGAGAGGTTTTCACCGGACAGCAGTGCGTCGTCGGTAATACGAATACATGCGAACCGGAATCGGACGTGTGCCGTGGTGTAGCAGGGAATGATTTGCGGCCACATCCGAACGAGTGCCATCTGTTTGTCTTCTGCTCGCCACAAACCGGACCGACGGTACTGATCTGTCCACCGAATGAGATCTTCCGGCCAGACATTCGTTTCTGTGTTCCGGGTGATCGTGCAACGTGCGAATACAGTGGAGTGGAGACGGCCTGCGTTGGACGTCCACCAGGAGTCGTTCCACATCCGACCTCTTGCCAGCTTTACCTCTCGTGTAATGGTGGCGTATCGACCGTAATGTCCTGTCCCGCCGGGTCCATCTTTAATCCTCAAACGGGATCGTGCGCCATCGGTGATGCGGAGACCTGCCTCGTGACCGAAGGACTCTGCACCGGTCAACCGGATGGGTTAGTGCTCGAACATCCGTTCTACTGCAGCATGTACCTTCTCTGTCAGGGAGGTCAGGCAGTGATTCTCGACTGTCCACCGGGAGAAATCCTTCGTGTCGAGTCCCAGTTCTGCGTCCCCGGTGATATAGCATCCTGTGAGCGATTCCCTGTGGAGACAATGTGCACGGGAAGGGACGGAGGTTTTCTATTGCCTCATCCAACGGATTGTGCCCTGTTCGTCGCGTGTGTGCAGGGACAGGCCGATGTGCGGAACTGTCAAACGGGACACATCTTCGATGCTCCAACGCAATCTTGCAAACCAGGAAACGCCCAAGACTGTACACTGCTGACGGGAGTGTGCAGTGGTCGGCCTGAGCAAACGGTTCTACCTCATCCGGATCGATGCGATTACTTCATCTGGTGCATCAATGAACAGCCTTCCATTAACCCGTGCCCTGGAGGACAGATACTACGCCCGGAGGCGGAGTTTTGCGTGCCGGGAAATCCCGAAACCTGCGCATTTGACAACCTCGAGGACATGTGCCTTGATCAACCCAACGATACACTGTTCCCTCATCCATCGCAGTGCTTCTTGAGGGTCGTCTGTATGGATGGAGTGTCCACGGTGCAGAGTTGCCCCACCGGAAGCGTATACCATGCACCATCAAGAGCTTGTTTGCCTGGTAATCCCTCGACATGCGAAGTGTACAACAATATCTGCgttaaccaaccaaccggaccgaTCCCGAATCCGGCGACCTGCGTAAACTACATTCACTGTGAAGCAGATCGTCCGTTCCTATCGGAGTGTCCAAATGGTCTCATATTCGATCCTGAGGCTGGTCGGTGTCGTGTGGGCAACACTGAAACCTGCCAAGTTTACGATCCCCTGTGTACCGGTGTGTTGTCGGGTTCGTTCCTGGAGCATCCCAACTTGTGTAATCTGTACGTTTGGTGCTTAAACGATGAGTCGTTCGTTGTGCCATGCGCCGATGGACTTATCTTTAACGTCGACGCACAATCTTGTGTTCCTGGAAATGCCAACACTTGCCTACCGCATCCGGTGGAAACGATGTGTGAAGGAGCTCAGAATGGAATCGGATTTCCGCATCCCGATGGTAGATGCACGGAATTCGTCCTCTGCAATGGTGGCCAAGCGACGGTAACAGCTTGCACGGTGGGattaattttccatcctccATCGCAGACCTGCCTACCGGGCAATACGGTTACCTGCGAGCTGATCGATGGGGTGTGCGCCAATCAACCGGATCAAACGGTCGTTGAGCATCCCAACATCTGCAGTCACTTCATCTGGTGTATGGGAGGTGGAGCGCAGGTTATGCCGTGTCCTGATCGCGAGATCCTTCGTCCTGACGCTCAGTTCTGTGTACCGGGTGATGCCAGCAGCTGTACCTTCGATCCGGTGGACCGTATGTGTGAAGGACGCGCCGATGGTTTGGTTTATCCGCATCCAACGGATTGCCGGCAATCGGTTCGGTGTTCCGGAGGCGTCTCCATTGTCGAAACTTGTCGCCCAGGAACGATCTATCGTGTTTCAACGCAATCCTGTGTGGCCGGCAATGGCGATACGTGCGAGTTCCTCGATGACTTCTGCGTTGGACGTCCGGATGCGGTACTACCCCATCCGGAAGGTTGCGCTCTGTTCCTCATGTGCACATCGGGCGTCACGACGGCTCTCCAGTGTCCGGAAGGGGAGATTCTGCATCCCGAGCAtctggtgtgtgtggccggaaatgccgaGGATTGCTCGCTATCCCCGATCACCACCGAACCGCCCATCATCTCCGTCTGCGAGGGACGACCGGATGGAAACTACACGCACCCACTGCTGTGCTATCTGTTTATCCGTTGCACGGCCGGTGTGACCGAGATTATGACCTGTCCCCCGAACCACATCTTCCTCGGTGCCCTGCGCGATTGTGCACCTGGCGATCAGAGCACATGTATTCCCTTCTGATAACGTTCTACTGGCGGCCCCCTGTCCGTGCGAATCAATAAAAGCATCCAGCGGTCTCTGACACACTCACTTGCGCTCAGGCTTATCATTTCGCTGTTTTACTGCAGGTACTGATAAGGTACTGCGCCCGCTTATCCgataccatcgtcgtcgtcgttgtctcgGTCGTTGGTGGGGTTTGTGTCTAATCTGTCAAACGCATTCGCGTCAGTCTGCAGATGGCTATGCGGCCGTCAGTGATCTGCGCGTGGCTGGGCGTTTTAACGTTTGCCGCGATATTGGGCGGTTCCCTCGTGGGGGGTGAATCGTACGCCAAGCGGATCATTTCCGAGGTACTTCCACGGGGAAGAGGCTTCTTCCGGTGGTTAATCCGTGGGAACGACCTCGATCGCGACGACTCGGCTTGGTCAGTTGTTTCtcaatttccgtttccttcaCCAGCTAATTTCTCTTCGATCGTCTCTTAGCACAACACCAACTGCATCGAAGATTGCACCTGAGCAACCGACGGAGAGTACAATGTTGGACTCGCCCTACCTGGCACTCGCTCTCAAACTGACACTCATGGCGATACTGTGCTACACCCTTTGATACGCAACCCGCTCGCTTATCACAACATCTACAGCGGATGCGGTTCATTCATAGAGTCACCGAGAAGGGGTGAGAGCTACGACGTACCCACGAATCTTATCAGCTATCGGCTTCGGTTTTCTTGTGCGTAAACACTAATAAAAGGGTCTAGATGGAAATCggactgttgttgttacgcGCCCCCTATTCTCTAAGCCATAAACCAAGTGGCCAAGTGACATTTATTGGCTTTCTTCAGGTGCCGCGGTCAACGCCATGGAGCCGTATCAGCAACATCATGGAAACAGCGCGGAACAGTTCACTGGATTGCCCGTGACGCAGTGGTTTGCGGACGGATCAAACACGAAGAATGGAGGACAGGTCTCGAGACGGACCACACGACGGATGCACGTGATGAAACGGTTACACTGGAACGGATGCGGATAGCTACCATCGGGCCGATCGGCACAGAACTGTGCGTTTACGGTGGCCAGTTCACACTCGCGATCTTCAGCCTCCGGATGGCAGTCCTGGTAGACATCGTTGAAGATCGTTCCTTCTGGGCAATGTCTGCTGATCGGCGGGTTTGAATCACAATCGATAAACTGGCTGCAGTTCATCGGATTGGCGACGAAAGTACGCCAAGCATTCTCACAGAAGAACGACTCCCAGTTGGGTTGTTTTTGCTGACAGCCAGATTCGTCATGCGATCCAGAGTCCGATGCTGCGGTCGTGCTCCCGATTGTCTCCGTCTCCGTGGAATCCGTCTGTTCCGGTTCTGGGGCGGGTGTTGTCACGTGAGCACAATCGTACTGCGATTCCTTCACACAGAACTGGACCGTCGGATGGAAGACGAATCTGCCCGGACACCGCTCAACGCTCGCTTGTCCTTGCGAGCAAACCACAAACTGGCGACAGTCGCTGGGATCGGCGATGGTCGCGAATCGAATTCCCTCGCAAAGAGACTGTCCGTAGACGCAGCATGAAGCGAGCGTCGTTAACGCGGCAACCAAGAACACGTGGCGGACCATCTTTCTCGGGAAGAAACTATTCGGTGCCTGCTTCAGTAGAACTCCTGGTGAGAACTGTGATCTGTTCGCCTTCGGGGATCTCATTTTATCTTCCCGGGAATGATAAGCGAATGGCAACAGACATGCCCCAGACTCGGTAAGCTCGGTAGTTCCCGGAAATAAGCTTCACAGTTTTACAACGCCAGAATGGCCTCATTGTACCGATCGTTCAGACGCATCGTAACTGCATTGATTGCTGCAATGGAGGCTAAACATTGGCGATGCTTATAGACGGAGTGCATTTTACATTCTGTGTAAAGTTCATTTTATCACGTTCAAACAATAAAATAGCTGCGTAATGAGAGTAGTTGCAACAgccatttgaataaatttctATCCTAATAGCAGCGATGGTTATCAGGTACCAGGTCAGGTATTCACGTGTGGGTCTTTAGAGTTATTAGAATGTCCCGAAAGCGATTTCTTGGGGCTGATTGCTACGCGTCGTGTATGGCGATTTAAAAGAAACTGTATCTTAGTCATTTCTTTGCCACGATTGATGAAAAAAATTCACAGGATActcaagaaaggaaaagaaagcaaggaaaggaaaggatagaTAAACCATTTCACATACTTTCTATGTTCTATGTTCTATGTTCTTTCTATGCTTTCTATTGGTTGGAGAATCCGTTGTGTgagtttatttaatttcctaAATCTAATCTAACCTAATCTAATTTAtctaattttccatttccctaaAAATTTGACTTCAACACTGTTCCTGTAAGAGAAAGGTAAAATGAGGTATTTCTtgat
This sequence is a window from Anopheles darlingi chromosome 3, idAnoDarlMG_H_01, whole genome shotgun sequence. Protein-coding genes within it:
- the LOC125958030 gene encoding multiple epidermal growth factor-like domains protein 11; this encodes MLALLQKGQSAGAGDREQCSDRTEPEWTAKCAAFSYAFFADPNECWKFVFCVLGTPNSYTCPTGQVWSQQHGACMTGNRETCEVFDITNICRGQPDGLQPHPESCTQFVRCTDGVASAESCPTGEVFTGQQCVVGNTNTCEPESDVCRGVAGNDLRPHPNECHLFVFCSPQTGPTVLICPPNEIFRPDIRFCVPGDRATCEYSGVETACVGRPPGVVPHPTSCQLYLSCNGGVSTVMSCPAGSIFNPQTGSCAIGDAETCLVTEGLCTGQPDGLVLEHPFYCSMYLLCQGGQAVILDCPPGEILRVESQFCVPGDIASLYNNICVNQPTGPIPNPATCTCLPGNTVTCELIDGVCANQPDQTVVEHPNICSHFIWCMGGGAQVMPCPDREILRPDAQFCVPGDASSCTFDPVDRTIYRVSTQSCVAGNGDTCEFLDDFCVGRPDAVLPHPEGCALFLMCTSGVTTALQCPEGEILHPEHLVCVAGNAEDCSLSPITTEPPIISVCEGRPDGNYTHPLLCYLFIRCTAGVTEIMTCPPNHIFLGALRDCAPGDQSTCIPF
- the LOC125958034 gene encoding chitin-binding domain protein cbd-1-like, producing MVRHVFLVAALTTLASCCVYGQSLCEGIRFATIADPSDCRQFVVCSQGQASVERCPGRFVFHPTVQFCVKESQYDCAHVTTPAPEPEQTDSTETETIGSTTAASDSGSHDESGCQQKQPNWESFFCENAWRTFVANPMNCSQFIDCDSNPPISRHCPEGTIFNDVYQDCHPEAEDRECELATVNAQFCADRPDGSYPHPFQCNRFITCIRRVVRLETCPPFFVFDPSANHCVTGNPVNCSALFP